The genomic window ATTTACTTTTGCTTTAGCATCTTTCTCTCCTCAAGAACAGTTGGATCAAGCGTATGCTGCTTTAGAGGTACTTTTCGAAGAAGGAAACGCTTACGATAACGTCTTCCAAGATGTGACTTTAGTGACTTCTACTATCAATAATGTGAAAGTGGAATGGGTATCTAATCATGCAAATATTACTGAAACTGGAGAGGTAACTTTAACTTCTGAAGAAGTGGAAGGAACATTAACAGCTACCTTGACAAAAACGACAAGTACTGATCCTTTGACTGTTGATAAGACCTTTACTTTAACAACAGCTAAGAACGATGAAAGTAAAGTACAAGAAGTATTAGATGCTATTTCGATTACGTATGCTGTAGGCGATGATAAGGACAACGTTACACAAAATGTGGTATTACCTTTAACAGACGATACTTATGCAGATGCTGTGATCGAGTGGACTTCGGACAATGCTGCAATTACAAATGCTGGTGAAGTAACAACAAGTTATGAAGATAACATCACTGTAACTTTAACTGCTACAGCATCAATTGGAATGAAGGAGCAAAGCAAAGAGTTTGTATTAACTGTTGCTCAAGATGAAGCTCAAGCGGTTATTGAAGCTTTAAAATTAGTAGTAATTGACCTTAACGGTAATGTGGATGCGGATAATATCACAGATAATATCGTTTTATCATCAGATGGTGCTTTCAATACAAGTATTGAATGGACTTCTTCTAACGAAAATGTGTTGGCAACTGATGGTACAGTCAATCAAATTTCTACCGATCAATCAATCAAGTTAACAGCAGTCGCTAAATTAAATGATGCTGCATCAGAAAGTAAAGAATTTGATGTGATTGTATTGGGCGATCCTTCTAAGAAATTGGAAGAAGCTGTAATGGCGGTAGAAGTTGTTTATGCTGAAGGCGAAGATGCCAATAATGTGATGTCTAATGTAACACTTGCATCGACAGGATTATTTGATGTAAACATCTCGTGGTCATCTAATAATGAGGCTGTTATTGCTAACGATGGTGCAGTTGTGAGAAGTATAGAAGATGAGACCGTGACTTTAACGGCTACAGTAACATTAGACGATAAAAGCATGGACAAAACATTTGATTTGAAGGTAATTGCTGATGCATCATTACAATTTGCAGCGGCTGTAGAAGCACTTGAAATCGGACTTGCAGATGCTGATACGGAGGATAATGTGACTTCAGATGTAGATTTACCATTGTCATCTTTATATAACACTTTGGTTACTTGGGAATCGTCTAACGAGGACGTGATTACTGTAGATGGAGAAGTGACAGGTCAAGCAGAAGACGTAAACGTAACGCTAACCGCTACAATTACTTTAGGTGATTTATCAACTACTAAAGATTTTGATGTAACAGTGGCTAAGGTAGAAGCGCCAACATCGATTGATCCTAACCAAGTTGCGATTACAGTGTATCCAAATCCATCTGCTGATCAGATCAATGTCACTGCCAATAAAATCATACAGTCTGTAGATGTCTTTGATTTATTGGGTAGAAAAATGGAGAATTTACCAACACTTGAATTGGGTAATAATAAAGTTCAGATCAACATATCTAAATTACATAAAGGCAAATATGTTGTATTGGTAAACGGTAAAGCTAAAACATTTATCAAACAATAGGATAGGACACTATTGATATAAGGACTGACTGAAAGAAGAGGATGTCTCAAAATTCTGTAGAGCCTTGTATCATAAACCCCGGAATTAATTCTGGGGCTTATGATACGAGGGAAAATGGATAAATGAGACATCCTCTTTTTTATCCATTGCATAAAAGAGATTATCGTCCTGTAATACACTTAGATACATAAATTGTACAGTCCGCTACAAGACTCAAAGGGTTTATTTTCATCTTTAAAAACTTCTACTTCAAGCACAATCTGAAGAGGTCAATTATGAAATGAATTTACTAATGAGCATTATCTTTTCTATCAAAATGTAACTGATGAACGGAAGAGGATTGCTATTTAAAGAATGAAAGAAAATGAATCTTAAACAATTACTTTTTATCACTTCTATTTTTGTGGTATCCAACATTTGGGCACAAGATGAAGCTGATTTTTACACGGACAAAATCAATGATGTAACTAAAACCGTCAACTTAGTAGATGATTATGGGGTGAATAATCAAGATGATGAAGACGACAGTGAAGCTTTGCAAAGAGCAATTGATGAACTCACCGAACTACCGAATGGAGGAAGAATAAATATTCCGGCAGGGAAGTACTATTTTCAATCTATTCTTGTCAAATCAAACATCCACATTACAATAGATACAGAAGCACTTATTTATCCTACCGATCCTGGTAATGACAAGAACTATGTGATTATGAGTATTGGAAAAGATAATGAAGAGACTCGAAATGTAAGTGTGAGAGGTGTGGATGGTTATTACACCGTAGATGTTAGCAAAGCACGAAACCCGAATGTCAGAATGTTCCAATTGGTCAACGTCAAAAACTTTTTGATTTCTGATATGCATCTCGTAGATGATAACTCAAAATTCTCAGCCATTACTATTGGCTATTCGACTTACAATGGAGAATATGTAAGTTCAGAAAACGGAGTGATTAAAGACTGTAGTACTGTTGGTGCACATTATGGATATGGATTAATTCAATCTCAAGCGTTAAAAAATACCTTTTTCAAAAACCTTTGGGGTGAAGGTGGTGTAACGCTTCGATTAGAAACGGGATTGAATAAAATGAATGATCTTCAAGTAGGTGGAAATTTTGATATCTATGGCCAAAACATCTATTGTGAAAATGGGAATGCTGCAGTAATGATTTCTCCACATGCAATTAAGAACGGACACGTAGAAATTGATGGTGTAGAAGCAGTAAATACTGGTTTTGCGGTACGTATTGGTAAAGGGTATGTTACAAGTTCCCAAGAAGCTTTAGGAATCACTCCGGGATATTACGCCAGTACTTCTATTGTCAAAAACGTAAAAGCTACTTACGGTTGTAGTGCTCAAGTAAAATCAAAACATTTTAAATATTTCCCTTGTGAGGAAAAGCAATGGATAGGAACAGAATATAATCCTGATGGGGAAAGTTACCCAGCACCAGCAGTAGCTAATATTTTAAATACTGCAGATGGTAACAATAATACAGCTTTAGGTTATTTTGATGTCGCTATTTCAAATACTGAATCTATTGGGTTTAAAAACCAACCGAAAGACGTTGTGACGGAAGCAGATGAAAATACTGATTGTGGAGAAATTCCTCCTGTAACCGATGGTTGTGACTGCGAATGCAACAACAGTGGAGGTATTTCTAACTTACCACCTCAAGATGATCCTACCTATTTTGTTTTCCCTAACCCATCGCCAGATAAATTTAAAATTAGAGGAGATATTAGAGATACAGATCAAATTCACGTCATCAATCAGTATGGTGCTGTAATAAATGTAGAACCAATTTATTATGATACAAGATGGGTAGTAAATCTGCAGAATCAGCCTATTGGTATTTACTTCTTAAACATAAATGGAACAATTATTAAGTTGTTAAAAGAATAATTAGACCTGTTGACGAAGTAGAAGGTATTTATAAATCAATTAAAAAAGTCAACCTTAAAACAAGTATTTCTAATGTTTTAAGGTTGACTTTTTTTGTACGAGTTCTCTTCTATTCTTAGTGTTAAGCGCCAGCGTCACTAAGAATTTGTCATTGAAAAAGTCTAAAGACTTTTTTTGCACGAACGAAAACCATTAGAACTTATTTTGTATTAGACTTAGAGTTTTGTTATCAGAATTACCCTATTAATAATATATAAGGAATAGCTTAAGTTAGCTCCAATTCACTAAATATAAAAAACCTGTTATAATATCAATCAAACATGAAAAAGTTATTTTTATCAATCGTTGCGTTAATCGCATTTGTAACTGTCTCTAACGCCCAAACTTTCAATGTAGGCGACACCGTAAGGTATAACGGTAACACAAAGAAAGTGTACGTAATAACTAAATCTATTGCAAACGGCAAAAGGTTTAACTTAAAGAACGCTAAAACGGGTAACCAATGGGATGGGGTAAGTGCTAAAAAACTAACGACCTATACTGTACCTGTAGTAGTTGTAAGTAATGAATCTACTCAAACAGTAACTTATGATATTAACAGCAAACCTGACGCATTAGATTATGCACATGACTATAAAGAACGTAAAAAGGTATGGCGTTCGTTATTTTATGTAGGTTTAGGTGGGGCGACTATCGGAGCAGCTATAGCTTCAGCACCCGTTGTTGGAATAGGCGGAGTAGTTCTATTTATTGCGGGTATGGGCGAACTACATACTAACCCTATTAGAAACAATAAAGACAAAGTACAACGTGCACCTAGACACTTAAGATAATTACCACAATGAAAAAGATATTAATTACAATTATTACACTAATAACGTTCGTAACAGTATCGAATGCACAAACAAAGTCTGACGTATGCAAGGCAGTTGTACAGGCGGGTGTAGTAAATTATGCCGATTACAAAGGTAGTACACTGTTAGTTTATAAGAAAGTTCGAAATATTGACGACATAGGAACATTTAAAAAAATGTCTATGCGTGACAACATAAGTACAAAGTTAGGTAATATTAAAAGTGAATTAAGTAAGGCGGGTTTTACTGTACTTAAAATTTATGCTTACGATGAATACGACAATACTTTTATAGGACAGTATTATGTATCGAGTTTGTAAAAAAATTATTAGTTTATTTAGCATTAGGACGACCGTTCAGCTTGCCTTTTTTAAACAAACATAAATCAATCAATCATGAAAAAAGTATTAATCGTAGTATCATTATTTTTCGTTTTAATGTCATGTCATTCTTTAGAAACACAACATGACAATCTACTAATTGATTTAAATCAGAAAACATATAAAATAGGCGGCAGTGCCCTTGCGAATGACATGGTATACATCAATATGATGGCAAAGTATAAAGAACTTTATCGTATGCCTAATAGTGATGAAAAGGAAAAAATGAGTATTGAAATACTTACAAAAGTAAATCATTATTTAACTGCCACTTACGGTATAAAGTAACCAATAAAATGAAGTTAGCAAAGTATCTATTCAGACCAAATGCACTATTTTACGTCTATATAGTGTTAGCATTGTTAGCCATTGGATTTAGTAGTAAAGCACAAGACGACTTTAAGACTAACACGGGCTATGTTTCTACTAAAACATCATTTATAGATTTTAACACAGAAGAAATAAAAAAGCTACACCCTAATAGTATGGTTATATTAACTAATGAAAACGGTGTGTGTCACCTAAGTTTCTTATGTATTGATCCTGAAACGGATAAAACAATAGAAGGGAAGTATGAAATAGTTTTGAGTAAATCAAAATACTTTAATTATGAATTTGAACCTGCAAAAGTAGGAGACCCGAAAGTAAATATATTCATTCCTAATGGTAAAGATACATGGGAAGTTATAGTAACATTCTTTGACGGTACTTTAATAGACATGG from Flammeovirga yaeyamensis includes these protein-coding regions:
- a CDS encoding T9SS type A sorting domain-containing protein, translating into MNLKQLLFITSIFVVSNIWAQDEADFYTDKINDVTKTVNLVDDYGVNNQDDEDDSEALQRAIDELTELPNGGRINIPAGKYYFQSILVKSNIHITIDTEALIYPTDPGNDKNYVIMSIGKDNEETRNVSVRGVDGYYTVDVSKARNPNVRMFQLVNVKNFLISDMHLVDDNSKFSAITIGYSTYNGEYVSSENGVIKDCSTVGAHYGYGLIQSQALKNTFFKNLWGEGGVTLRLETGLNKMNDLQVGGNFDIYGQNIYCENGNAAVMISPHAIKNGHVEIDGVEAVNTGFAVRIGKGYVTSSQEALGITPGYYASTSIVKNVKATYGCSAQVKSKHFKYFPCEEKQWIGTEYNPDGESYPAPAVANILNTADGNNNTALGYFDVAISNTESIGFKNQPKDVVTEADENTDCGEIPPVTDGCDCECNNSGGISNLPPQDDPTYFVFPNPSPDKFKIRGDIRDTDQIHVINQYGAVINVEPIYYDTRWVVNLQNQPIGIYFLNINGTIIKLLKE
- a CDS encoding T9SS type A sorting domain-containing protein, whose translation is MKRNITSILFFIIGHLSFAQNLIPNGDFEGDNGNWNFKGTSEIISNTYNPDHGNAVRFTMNASGGWATVGLNQNITDQFTFPLAEAQEFMVTYDLALEFDETQMTAADADKYTNDTGFSTGFFLISNASNQGNWMKSTKEAGYVNIQNVYTLGTDVNDLNVEVRIGKALDGYSDQFKLSGLSYVFDNLEMIPLADFMQAELEDLALTFNSVDPQDGNGIVFDIESFPSSHKGIYLTWASGNPSLIDDQGVIIQRPEVETKVTFVATATLQNTTTQKEVEVTLLPIIDGSGNYIVSNANFEKDLAVGWNTINAGNFQQVDYHGSKAIQLEGGGSSIGNLQVNSIGYPVYKNPSVVSYYKVTSTVESTNPADKIRYRFRYQLAGDASYTSLTGVVNTSEIGEGQHHIVNYYQLDNPEEKLLEGLGVQIQYGGSTGNIIIDYVNLEEVSEDEYQLNNLVSTFALQLQNEENLNNVRTNFPLQTTDELGYGSTITWEVKNPDAYPDAVVIEDNHAVLNRSLAKIEGVELTATISKGNVSVQKVFTFALASFSPQEQLDQAYAALEVLFEEGNAYDNVFQDVTLVTSTINNVKVEWVSNHANITETGEVTLTSEEVEGTLTATLTKTTSTDPLTVDKTFTLTTAKNDESKVQEVLDAISITYAVGDDKDNVTQNVVLPLTDDTYADAVIEWTSDNAAITNAGEVTTSYEDNITVTLTATASIGMKEQSKEFVLTVAQDEAQAVIEALKLVVIDLNGNVDADNITDNIVLSSDGAFNTSIEWTSSNENVLATDGTVNQISTDQSIKLTAVAKLNDAASESKEFDVIVLGDPSKKLEEAVMAVEVVYAEGEDANNVMSNVTLASTGLFDVNISWSSNNEAVIANDGAVVRSIEDETVTLTATVTLDDKSMDKTFDLKVIADASLQFAAAVEALEIGLADADTEDNVTSDVDLPLSSLYNTLVTWESSNEDVITVDGEVTGQAEDVNVTLTATITLGDLSTTKDFDVTVAKVEAPTSIDPNQVAITVYPNPSADQINVTANKIIQSVDVFDLLGRKMENLPTLELGNNKVQINISKLHKGKYVVLVNGKAKTFIKQ